Proteins encoded by one window of Paroedura picta isolate Pp20150507F chromosome 9, Ppicta_v3.0, whole genome shotgun sequence:
- the LOC143844149 gene encoding mas-related G-protein coupled receptor member H-like: MSWTTLSMMNASLEKIKSPYYTDPNYSGYYLFRNLFPIIITVLVICVLGAVGNGVVIWLLVFRIKRNPFMTYILNLAVADFGVVLFDFVIIFMFSEFIPYSDIRVNVNLPLFLLMYSASQFLLMAISIDRCVAVFLPLWYQCKRPPHLSTIVCAVIWVLSFLLSAITYAINTVNVNVIRIENFYQFIVNAVVCLPAMMVATVSLFIKACLKSRQPQRGRLLTIILLTLLFFLLCAFPYNIIFILKASDYLEEYEYMPAYAFLLACLNSSVNPVIYFLVGRQWKSRRRENLKMILQNVFKEEEGRAEETPRT, from the coding sequence ATGAGCTGGACAACTCTTTCCATGATGAATGCATCCCtggaaaaaattaaaagcccTTATTACACTGATCCTAACTACTCAGGTTACTATCTCTTTAGAAACCTCTTCCCTATTATAATCACTGTATTAGTCATCTGTGTTTTGGGAGCTGTGGGGAACGGAGTTGTCATCTGGCTTCTTGTCTTCCGCATTAAGAGGAATCCTTTCATGACCTACATCCTGAACTTGGCTGTCGCTGATTTCGGGGTGGTCCTATTTGATTTTGTCATTATTTTCATGTTTTCTGAATTTATACCTTATTCTGATATAAGGGTGAATGTAAACTTGCCGCTGTTCCTATTAATGTACAGTGCAAGTCAATTTCTCCTGATGGCTATCAGCATTGACAGGTGCGTGGCCGTCTTCCTGCCACTGTGGTATCAATGCAAGCGACCTCCGCATTTGTCCACTATCGTATGTGCAGTCATATGGGTCCTCTCCTTCTTGCTGTCTGCAATTACCTATGCAATCAATACTGTAAATGTGAATGTAATAAGAATTGAAAACTTTTACCAGTTTATCGTGAATGCCGTGGTTTGCCTCCCAGCCATGATGGTGGCCACTGTGTCCCTGTTCATCAAGGCCTGTTTGAAATCACGGCAACCTCAAAGGGGTAGGCTTTTGACCATCATCTTGCTcacccttctcttcttcctcctctgtgcttTCCCCTATAATATCATATTCATCCTTAAGGCTTCCGATTATTTAGAAGAATACGAATACATGCCAGCCTATGCATTTCTATTAGCCTGTTTAAACAGTAGTGTAAACCCAGTCATTTATTTCCTGGTTGGGAGGCAATGGAAGTCTAGACGAAGGGAGAATTTGAAGATGATCCTGCAGAATGTTTTCAAGGAAGAAGAAGGCCGTGCAGAAGAAACCCCCAGGACATGA